One segment of Methylocella silvestris BL2 DNA contains the following:
- a CDS encoding zinc-binding dehydrogenase — protein sequence MAFSACRPPWVVPIPDDLDAKEAGPLLCGGVTVFTPLKVFDIRPTNRVGVVGIGGLGHMALKFAKAWGWEVTAFTSTDSKAAEARAFGAHDVVNSRNGDDLRKIAGTLDLLLVTVNVPLDWPAMMATLRPKGRLHVVGAVLEPIPVAAFPIIMGQNSFSGSPNGSPTTTADMLKFAARHKIAPQMEHFPMSKVNDAIQRLLDGKARYRIVLDVT from the coding sequence ATGGCGTTTTCCGCCTGCCGGCCGCCTTGGGTTGTGCCGATTCCCGACGATCTCGATGCGAAGGAAGCGGGACCTTTGTTGTGCGGCGGCGTTACCGTCTTCACGCCGCTTAAGGTTTTTGACATCCGGCCGACAAATCGGGTTGGCGTCGTGGGCATCGGCGGCCTTGGCCATATGGCGCTGAAATTCGCAAAAGCCTGGGGCTGGGAGGTGACCGCATTCACCTCGACGGACTCGAAAGCCGCCGAGGCGCGGGCATTTGGGGCGCATGACGTGGTCAACTCCCGCAACGGCGACGATCTGAGAAAGATCGCAGGCACATTGGATCTGTTACTCGTCACGGTTAATGTACCGCTGGACTGGCCCGCAATGATGGCGACGCTGCGACCGAAGGGACGTCTCCACGTCGTCGGCGCGGTGCTGGAGCCGATACCTGTCGCGGCGTTTCCAATCATCATGGGACAGAACAGCTTTTCGGGTTCTCCAAACGGCTCGCCAACAACGACCGCCGACATGCTGAAGTTTGCCGCGCGCCACAAGATCGCGCCGCAGATGGAGCACTTCCCGATGTCGAAGGTGAACGACGCGATCCAGCGTCTGCTGGACGGCAAGGCGCGCTACAGGATCGTGCTCGATGTCACATAG
- a CDS encoding alpha/beta hydrolase — protein sequence MPGETAAINPGLVPSFEAAIQPGRTYTMKIKEAFESVVSQMGGAGGGSINDTRRRFFAKAGAALASLPVLSMESKQAQAQDFDNSSANHPAGNGPLVIARQGSFMAGGSVLQTPGVFDPTVTGGPGQTLHGDHAYAQFQIPQNPRSLPLVFWPGGGQSGKSFETTPDGREGYQSIFLRRNFGVYIIDQPRRARAGNTTVGTTLTPTPGEQDLFVAWRLGVWPKFFPNSQFPQAKQGINSPALNQFFRWATPDTGPQDRNVITDGVAALLEEIGPCILIIHSASGVLGWLTAMKSPNVKAIYAYEPGGGNPDYAFPSNELPPALGSGPTLLSPNPVPLSDFLKLTKIPIRMQFGDGLSAQSSPYPRVQLWLNRFKMAQQMVAAINKHGGNASILHLPDIGIRGNTHFSFSDANNLQIADIFSQWLAKNRLDGYGGHR from the coding sequence ATGCCCGGCGAAACAGCAGCGATCAATCCAGGGTTGGTACCATCTTTCGAAGCAGCGATTCAACCAGGCAGGACCTACACAATGAAAATCAAAGAAGCATTCGAGTCCGTCGTGTCGCAAATGGGAGGGGCCGGCGGAGGTAGCATAAACGACACCCGGCGCAGATTTTTCGCCAAAGCTGGCGCCGCTCTCGCCTCGCTGCCTGTTTTGAGCATGGAAAGCAAGCAAGCGCAGGCGCAAGATTTCGATAATTCCTCGGCCAATCATCCCGCAGGCAACGGTCCCCTCGTCATCGCTCGGCAGGGCAGCTTCATGGCAGGCGGTTCTGTGCTCCAGACGCCAGGCGTGTTCGATCCGACGGTGACGGGCGGCCCCGGCCAGACTCTTCACGGCGATCATGCTTACGCGCAGTTTCAAATCCCGCAAAATCCGCGTTCTCTTCCACTGGTGTTTTGGCCGGGCGGCGGTCAGAGCGGCAAGAGCTTTGAGACGACGCCCGATGGGCGCGAGGGATATCAATCGATTTTTCTACGCCGCAATTTTGGCGTCTACATCATCGATCAGCCGCGACGCGCTCGCGCAGGCAACACCACGGTAGGAACCACTCTGACGCCAACGCCCGGAGAACAAGATCTTTTTGTTGCGTGGCGACTCGGCGTCTGGCCGAAGTTTTTTCCGAACAGTCAATTCCCGCAGGCAAAACAGGGAATCAACTCGCCCGCGCTCAACCAATTCTTCCGTTGGGCGACGCCGGACACAGGGCCGCAAGACAGAAACGTCATCACCGATGGAGTGGCGGCGCTTCTCGAAGAGATAGGACCGTGCATCCTGATCATCCACTCCGCCAGCGGCGTCCTTGGCTGGCTTACGGCGATGAAGAGCCCGAACGTCAAGGCGATCTATGCCTACGAGCCCGGTGGCGGAAACCCGGACTACGCTTTTCCATCCAATGAGCTTCCGCCCGCGCTCGGCAGCGGGCCGACCTTGCTGAGCCCGAACCCCGTGCCGTTGTCGGATTTTCTCAAGCTCACGAAAATCCCGATCCGGATGCAGTTCGGCGACGGGCTTTCCGCGCAGTCAAGCCCCTATCCGCGCGTGCAGCTCTGGCTGAACCGCTTCAAGATGGCGCAGCAAATGGTGGCGGCGATCAACAAACACGGCGGCAACGCCTCGATACTCCACCTGCCGGATATCGGGATTCGCGGCAACACGCATTTCTCGTTTTCCGATGCGAACAATCTGCAGATCGCCGACATCTTTTCACAATGGCTCGCCAAGAATCGCCTCGATGGTTATGGCGGCCATCGATAG
- a CDS encoding DUF1543 domain-containing protein: MKLFMFYIGGDCGNSNVELHDIRFSIGEAPEDCRDDLRKQWWGDPKSLHLDCWGEVEQADGYDVAVTTEGPPDDATKLFFVNMGGYDPKEFTELHKNMLLVASDAKAAANKALSRIQGWASPHKDNAFEVEKAVDVTAMMSRCGYFLNLAKASSYKPFNFTCNYTPIG, encoded by the coding sequence ATGAAGCTGTTCATGTTTTATATCGGCGGCGACTGTGGAAACTCGAATGTGGAGTTGCACGACATCCGGTTCTCGATTGGAGAGGCGCCAGAGGATTGCCGTGACGACCTACGCAAGCAGTGGTGGGGCGATCCGAAGAGCTTGCATCTGGACTGCTGGGGTGAAGTCGAGCAGGCTGATGGATACGACGTGGCTGTCACAACCGAAGGGCCGCCTGACGATGCAACGAAATTGTTTTTCGTCAATATGGGCGGATATGACCCGAAGGAATTTACCGAACTGCATAAGAACATGCTGCTTGTCGCGTCTGATGCGAAGGCCGCGGCCAACAAAGCCCTGAGCCGGATACAAGGTTGGGCCTCGCCTCACAAGGATAATGCTTTCGAAGTCGAGAAGGCGGTCGACGTCACGGCAATGATGAGCCGATGTGGATATTTCTTGAATCTGGCGAAGGCGAGCAGTTACAAGCCTTTCAATTTCACTTGCAACTACACGCCGATCGGATGA
- a CDS encoding PLP-dependent aminotransferase family protein, translating to MPDWTPDLTGSDKPRYLAIADLIAEDLRSGRLSIGDRLPPQRQLAARLGVDFTTVARGYVEAKKRGLVESRVGRGTFVCAPPRQAPPPPRPARSDFVDLSMNLPPEPDDPALIARMQDGVAEVSRDLVSLLRYQAFGGSPADKDAASAWLGRRSLVPSQDRLFVTPGAHPALLGIFSILAAPGDVVLCEELTYPGMRAIAAQLRLKLVGLPMDADGVDPDAFKSSCETLKPKAIYLNPTLHNPTTLTIPATRRVAIAAVARRYNVPIVEDDAYGFIPTQGQPPFAAIAPDLTWHVAGLAKCIGAGLRAAYVVAPDARSGWPFAAAMRAANVMASPLTAAIATRWIEDGAADTILRFIRAETAARQQLAADILPKGSFRSDRLSFNLWMELPKPWTRSAFIGHMGSTRIGVVASDAFTVGGDPIEAIRICIGGPTGREEIRSALEYIAHALAQSPAHALQFL from the coding sequence ATGCCTGACTGGACCCCCGACCTCACCGGCAGCGACAAGCCGCGTTATCTCGCCATCGCCGATCTCATCGCCGAGGACCTCCGCAGCGGCCGGCTCTCGATTGGCGATCGTCTGCCGCCGCAGCGCCAGCTCGCCGCCCGGCTCGGGGTTGACTTCACCACAGTCGCGCGCGGCTATGTCGAGGCGAAAAAGCGCGGTCTTGTTGAATCGCGCGTCGGCCGCGGCACCTTCGTCTGCGCGCCGCCGCGTCAGGCGCCGCCGCCTCCAAGGCCTGCGCGCAGCGACTTCGTCGATCTGTCGATGAATTTGCCTCCCGAACCGGACGATCCGGCCCTGATTGCGCGGATGCAGGATGGCGTGGCGGAGGTCAGCCGCGATCTCGTTTCGCTGCTACGTTATCAGGCCTTCGGCGGCTCTCCGGCGGACAAGGACGCCGCCTCCGCCTGGCTCGGCCGGCGCTCGCTCGTTCCCTCGCAGGATCGTCTGTTCGTGACGCCGGGCGCGCATCCGGCCCTGCTTGGAATCTTCAGCATTCTGGCGGCCCCCGGCGACGTCGTCCTGTGCGAGGAATTGACCTATCCCGGCATGCGCGCCATCGCCGCGCAGCTGCGCCTCAAACTGGTCGGCCTGCCGATGGACGCGGACGGCGTCGACCCTGACGCCTTCAAATCCTCCTGCGAGACGCTGAAGCCGAAGGCGATCTATCTCAATCCGACGCTGCACAATCCGACGACGCTCACCATCCCCGCGACGCGGCGCGTCGCGATCGCCGCGGTTGCGCGGCGCTACAATGTCCCGATTGTCGAGGACGACGCCTATGGCTTCATTCCCACGCAAGGCCAGCCGCCGTTTGCGGCCATTGCGCCCGACCTCACCTGGCATGTGGCGGGCCTTGCCAAATGCATAGGCGCGGGCCTGCGCGCCGCCTATGTTGTCGCGCCCGACGCGCGCTCCGGCTGGCCTTTCGCCGCCGCCATGCGGGCGGCCAATGTCATGGCCTCGCCGCTGACGGCGGCCATCGCCACGCGTTGGATCGAGGACGGCGCCGCCGACACCATTTTGCGGTTCATCCGCGCCGAGACCGCGGCGCGTCAGCAACTCGCCGCCGACATTCTGCCAAAGGGCAGCTTCCGCTCCGATCGCCTCAGCTTCAATCTCTGGATGGAGCTGCCAAAACCCTGGACCCGTTCGGCCTTCATCGGCCACATGGGATCGACCCGGATCGGCGTCGTCGCCAGCGACGCCTTCACCGTCGGCGGCGATCCGATCGAGGCGATCCGCATCTGCATCGGCGGTCCGACCGGACGCGAAGAGATCCGCTCAGCGCTGGAATATATCGCGCATGCGCTGGCGCAATCGCCGGCGCATGCGCTGCAATTTCTGTGA
- a CDS encoding MSMEG_0572/Sll0783 family nitrogen starvation response protein — MPAVVKPANQKGDFLVDYEEKKFEDVKAQPGEKALVTFHTVAFEGSIGFVNLLQTSRLIQKGFETSVLLYGPGVTLALQRGFPKLGDEAFPGHLNFNNRIEKIIADGGKVYACRFALQALYGHGEGALIPGVIPISPLDVLDLVLLHRRDNAFILETWTL, encoded by the coding sequence ATGCCTGCCGTCGTCAAGCCAGCCAATCAAAAGGGCGACTTTCTCGTCGACTATGAGGAAAAGAAATTCGAAGACGTGAAAGCCCAGCCCGGCGAGAAGGCCCTCGTCACCTTTCATACCGTCGCCTTCGAAGGCTCGATCGGCTTCGTCAATCTGCTCCAGACCTCGCGGCTCATCCAGAAAGGTTTTGAGACCTCCGTGCTGCTGTATGGGCCGGGCGTGACGCTCGCCCTCCAGCGCGGCTTTCCAAAACTCGGCGACGAGGCGTTTCCGGGCCATCTCAACTTCAACAACCGCATCGAGAAGATCATCGCCGACGGTGGCAAGGTCTATGCCTGCCGCTTCGCGCTACAGGCGCTTTACGGCCACGGCGAGGGGGCCCTGATCCCCGGCGTCATCCCGATCAGCCCGCTCGACGTGCTCGACCTCGTTCTCCTGCATCGCCGGGACAACGCCTTCATTCTCGAAACCTGGACGCTCTGA
- a CDS encoding Nit6803 family nitrilase yields MAETRRVRAAAVQIAPDLDSLAGTMERVLAAIAEAAGKGAELVVFPETFAPWYPYFSFVHPPVLTGAEHIRLYENAVVAPGPATEAVAAAARKFGVVVVLGVNERDHGTLYNTQLVFDADGALKLKRRKITPTYHERMIWGQGDGSGLKVVETRVGRVGALACWEHYNPLARYALMAQHEEIHIAQFPGSLVGPIFADQIEVTIRHHALESGCFVVNSTGWLTEEQIARICPEEPLRKALRGGCMTAIISPEGKHIVPPLTSGEGILIADLDMSLITKRKRMMDSVGHYARPELLSLNLDNREAPPLRAASPFASFPAESFSDETLAASHRIRALEDGTLDQ; encoded by the coding sequence ATGGCTGAAACAAGACGCGTTCGCGCCGCGGCGGTGCAGATCGCTCCCGATCTCGACAGCCTCGCCGGGACGATGGAGCGCGTTCTCGCCGCCATCGCCGAGGCTGCGGGAAAAGGCGCGGAGCTCGTGGTTTTCCCCGAGACTTTCGCGCCCTGGTATCCTTATTTCTCCTTCGTGCACCCGCCGGTCCTGACCGGAGCGGAGCATATTCGGCTCTATGAGAACGCGGTTGTCGCGCCCGGCCCGGCGACGGAGGCGGTCGCCGCCGCGGCTCGAAAATTCGGCGTCGTCGTCGTCCTCGGCGTTAACGAGCGCGACCATGGAACGCTCTACAATACGCAGCTCGTCTTCGACGCTGATGGCGCGCTCAAACTCAAACGCCGCAAGATCACGCCGACCTATCATGAGCGGATGATCTGGGGGCAGGGCGATGGCTCGGGCCTCAAGGTGGTCGAGACGCGCGTTGGCCGCGTCGGGGCGCTGGCCTGCTGGGAACATTACAACCCCCTCGCCCGCTACGCCCTGATGGCGCAGCATGAGGAGATCCACATTGCCCAGTTTCCGGGCTCGCTGGTCGGCCCGATCTTCGCCGATCAGATCGAGGTGACGATCCGCCATCACGCGCTGGAATCCGGCTGTTTCGTCGTCAATTCCACAGGCTGGCTGACCGAGGAGCAGATCGCGCGCATCTGCCCCGAGGAGCCTTTGCGCAAGGCGCTGCGGGGCGGCTGCATGACGGCGATCATCTCGCCGGAAGGCAAGCATATCGTCCCGCCGCTGACCTCCGGCGAGGGCATTCTGATCGCCGATCTCGACATGAGCCTTATCACCAAACGCAAGCGGATGATGGACAGCGTCGGCCATTACGCGCGGCCCGAATTGCTCAGCCTTAATCTCGACAACCGCGAGGCGCCGCCGTTGCGCGCCGCTTCTCCCTTTGCCTCATTTCCGGCGGAGAGTTTTTCCGATGAAACCCTTGCAGCATCCCATCGAATTAGAGCCCTTGAAGACGGAACGCTTGATCAATGA
- a CDS encoding MSMEG_0568 family radical SAM protein: MKPLQHPIELEPLKTERLINELQSLGVRLIDPDAGASGRRGGAGPSDHKALTIDGLTIMAPVHTAPASGSPYLVEKPDASGRSRILRDGLPLGVVSFPAQPKFYGLTTADGVPYSKIATLHGRDVLATTVLQSCVRYKSRAKTCQFCAIGESLAAGRTIERKTPAQLAEVAKAAVELDGVRHMVMTTGTPPGKDRGAAILAESAAAVKAAVDLPIQVQCEPPDDDAWFGRLREAGADALGMHLEAVTDEVRARIMPGKAQVPVERYFSAFRAAVPVFGRGQVSTYILAGLGDARDDILDICRRLIDIGVYPFVVPFTPISGTPLENHPTPSPAFMDDLLAPLALMLSEGGLASSDVKAGCAKCGACSALSAFERRANTGGRA; this comes from the coding sequence ATGAAACCCTTGCAGCATCCCATCGAATTAGAGCCCTTGAAGACGGAACGCTTGATCAATGAGCTACAGTCCTTGGGGGTGCGGCTCATCGATCCGGACGCCGGCGCGAGCGGGCGGCGCGGCGGCGCTGGCCCGTCCGATCACAAGGCGCTGACCATCGACGGCCTGACGATCATGGCGCCGGTGCACACCGCGCCCGCCTCGGGCAGCCCCTATCTCGTCGAAAAGCCCGACGCCTCTGGCCGTAGCCGCATCCTGCGCGACGGCCTTCCGCTGGGCGTTGTCTCCTTCCCGGCGCAGCCCAAATTCTACGGGCTCACGACGGCGGACGGCGTCCCCTATTCGAAGATCGCGACGCTGCACGGGCGCGACGTGCTGGCGACGACGGTGCTGCAGAGCTGCGTGCGCTACAAAAGCCGCGCCAAGACGTGCCAGTTCTGCGCCATCGGCGAGTCGCTCGCGGCCGGCCGGACGATCGAGCGCAAGACCCCGGCGCAGCTCGCCGAAGTGGCGAAAGCGGCGGTCGAACTCGACGGCGTCAGGCATATGGTGATGACCACCGGCACGCCTCCCGGCAAGGATCGCGGCGCCGCCATCCTCGCCGAGAGCGCCGCCGCCGTGAAGGCCGCCGTTGATTTGCCGATCCAGGTTCAGTGCGAGCCGCCGGACGACGACGCCTGGTTTGGCCGCCTGCGCGAGGCCGGCGCCGATGCGCTCGGCATGCATCTTGAGGCGGTCACCGACGAGGTGCGCGCGCGCATCATGCCAGGAAAAGCACAGGTTCCCGTGGAGCGCTATTTTTCCGCCTTCCGGGCCGCCGTCCCTGTGTTCGGCCGCGGACAGGTCTCGACCTATATTCTCGCCGGCCTTGGCGACGCGCGCGACGACATCCTCGATATCTGCCGGCGCCTGATCGATATCGGCGTCTATCCCTTCGTCGTGCCCTTCACGCCCATTTCCGGCACGCCGCTCGAAAATCACCCGACGCCTTCCCCCGCCTTTATGGACGACCTTCTAGCGCCGCTTGCTTTGATGTTGAGCGAGGGCGGCCTTGCCTCCTCCGACGTCAAGGCGGGCTGCGCCAAATGCGGCGCCTGCTCCGCGCTCTCCGCTTTCGAGCGCCGCGCCAATACGGGAGGCCGGGCATGA
- a CDS encoding MSMEG_0567/Sll0786 family nitrogen starvation N-acetyltransferase: MIFEPFKNFAATAFQIKYATEPWERRGAGALRRAVFCDEQQIFSGDDRDAIDDVATPIVALSMLGVAADAVVGVVRIHETAPGLWQGSRLAVAADYRKVGALGAALIKLAVASAHGRGATRFIAQVQSQNALLFRRMHWRTLDEIELHGRAHHLMEADLSFYPPFGAPEQGFIALRRAA, encoded by the coding sequence ATGATCTTCGAGCCTTTCAAAAACTTCGCGGCGACCGCATTCCAGATCAAATACGCCACGGAGCCGTGGGAGCGCCGCGGCGCAGGCGCGCTACGGCGCGCCGTGTTCTGCGACGAGCAGCAGATCTTTTCGGGCGACGACCGCGACGCCATCGACGATGTCGCAACCCCGATCGTCGCGCTTTCGATGCTTGGCGTCGCCGCCGACGCCGTGGTCGGCGTCGTGCGCATCCATGAGACCGCGCCCGGCCTCTGGCAGGGCTCGCGCCTTGCGGTGGCCGCCGACTATCGCAAAGTCGGCGCGCTCGGCGCCGCGCTGATCAAGCTCGCCGTCGCTTCGGCGCACGGACGCGGCGCGACCCGCTTTATCGCCCAGGTGCAAAGCCAGAACGCGCTCCTGTTCCGCAGAATGCATTGGCGGACTCTCGATGAAATCGAGTTGCACGGCCGGGCGCATCATCTGATGGAGGCCGATCTTTCCTTCTATCCGCCCTTCGGCGCGCCCGAACAGGGTTTTATCGCGCTGCGGAGGGCGGCATGA
- a CDS encoding sll0787 family AIR synthase-like protein produces the protein MSIDLFALACALRAAPGLAAKTDIGHATARLGLSGALPIPTGDDCAAIPDGDGWLLFAIEGFINEFVAADPWFAGWCGVMVNLSDIAAMGGRPIALVDALWADGEAGADPLLAGLRAASERFGSPLVGGHTNLRAGHGQLSVAALGRARRLLTSFDAQPGDRLIAAIDLRGRYRDPFPNWDAATSAPAERLRGDLELLPQIAEAGLSRAAKDISQAGLVGTAAMLAECSGVSITIDVDAAPRPSGVPLERWLTSFPSFGYLIAAAPAAAPAIIARFSARGIAAAEIGEVAAGGRVAITDGVSCETIFDHSSRPLLGCGPRRVA, from the coding sequence ATGAGCATCGATCTTTTCGCTCTCGCATGCGCGCTTCGCGCCGCGCCGGGTCTCGCGGCCAAGACCGACATCGGGCATGCGACAGCGCGGCTCGGTCTCTCCGGCGCCTTACCCATCCCGACCGGCGATGATTGCGCGGCAATTCCCGACGGCGATGGATGGCTGCTCTTCGCCATCGAAGGTTTTATCAATGAATTCGTCGCCGCCGACCCCTGGTTCGCCGGCTGGTGCGGCGTCATGGTCAATCTCTCCGACATTGCGGCGATGGGCGGGCGCCCGATCGCGCTGGTCGACGCGCTCTGGGCCGACGGCGAGGCCGGCGCCGATCCCCTTCTCGCCGGCCTTCGCGCCGCCTCCGAGCGGTTCGGCTCGCCGCTGGTCGGCGGTCACACCAACCTTCGCGCCGGCCATGGCCAGTTGTCCGTCGCAGCCCTCGGCCGCGCCAGGCGCCTCTTGACCAGTTTCGACGCGCAGCCCGGGGATCGTCTCATCGCCGCGATCGACTTGCGCGGGCGCTACCGTGACCCCTTCCCCAATTGGGACGCGGCGACCAGCGCGCCCGCCGAGCGGCTGCGCGGCGATCTTGAGCTGTTGCCTCAGATCGCTGAGGCCGGCCTGTCGCGCGCCGCCAAGGACATTAGCCAGGCCGGGCTCGTCGGCACGGCCGCCATGCTGGCGGAATGCTCCGGCGTCTCCATCACGATCGACGTCGACGCCGCGCCACGGCCCAGCGGCGTTCCGCTCGAGCGCTGGCTGACGAGCTTTCCGAGCTTTGGCTATCTCATCGCTGCGGCCCCCGCAGCCGCGCCCGCAATCATTGCGCGCTTTTCCGCGCGCGGCATCGCCGCCGCCGAGATCGGGGAAGTGGCGGCAGGCGGGCGCGTCGCCATTACCGACGGCGTTTCATGCGAGACGATCTTCGACCATTCGAGCCGGCCGCTCCTCGGCTGCGGGCCACGGAGAGTTGCATGA
- a CDS encoding MSMEG_0565 family glycosyltransferase, whose protein sequence is MRIAILAHSTNPRGGVVHALALGDALTRLGHGAVVHAPDAAGAGFFRKTLCDTILVPATPSGPGVTGLVERRVADYVRHFEAPAHRRFDVYHAQDGISGNALATLKQRGLIRDFIRTVHHIDDFADPRLRALQKRSITQAGRHLVVSHAWRNALAHDFGVEAAIVGNGVDRRCFSPARDGSESALRENLGLGAGPVFLSIGGVEARKNSLCMLRAFARLQRRLPSAQLVIAGGASLLDHDAYQRQFSDALTELRLPPGAVIRTGPLAQAVMPALYRLADGLVFASLKEGFGLAVLEAMACGVPVIVSEIAPFTEYLGPDDAAWCDPLDVDSIARAMTAALRPQLRAQLIENGFAAAARHDWDATAQAHLASYESLKETADA, encoded by the coding sequence ATGAGGATCGCCATTCTCGCCCATTCCACCAATCCGCGCGGCGGCGTCGTCCATGCGCTGGCGCTCGGCGATGCGCTGACGCGGCTTGGCCATGGGGCGGTCGTCCACGCGCCGGACGCGGCGGGCGCGGGCTTCTTCCGCAAGACGCTGTGCGACACGATTCTGGTTCCGGCGACGCCTTCCGGCCCCGGAGTGACCGGATTGGTCGAACGCCGCGTCGCCGATTATGTCCGCCATTTCGAGGCGCCGGCGCATCGCCGCTTCGACGTCTACCATGCGCAGGACGGAATTTCCGGCAATGCGCTCGCGACGCTGAAGCAGCGCGGGCTGATCCGCGATTTCATCCGGACTGTTCACCACATTGATGATTTCGCCGACCCGAGATTGCGCGCCCTACAGAAGCGCTCCATCACACAGGCAGGGCGCCATCTCGTCGTCAGCCACGCCTGGCGCAACGCGCTTGCCCATGACTTCGGGGTTGAGGCGGCGATCGTCGGCAATGGCGTCGACAGGCGCTGCTTTTCGCCAGCTCGAGACGGGAGCGAATCCGCGCTGCGCGAAAACCTCGGCCTTGGCGCGGGGCCGGTTTTTCTCTCCATCGGCGGCGTCGAGGCGCGCAAGAATTCGCTATGCATGCTCAGGGCCTTTGCCCGCCTCCAGAGGCGGCTGCCTTCGGCGCAGCTCGTCATCGCCGGCGGCGCCTCGCTGCTCGACCATGACGCCTATCAGCGGCAATTTTCTGACGCGCTGACGGAGCTTCGCCTGCCGCCCGGCGCCGTGATCCGCACCGGGCCGCTGGCGCAGGCCGTCATGCCGGCGCTCTACAGGCTGGCGGATGGGTTGGTGTTTGCCTCGCTCAAAGAGGGCTTCGGTCTGGCAGTGCTGGAAGCCATGGCGTGTGGCGTTCCGGTCATCGTCTCCGAGATCGCGCCCTTCACCGAATATCTTGGGCCTGACGACGCCGCCTGGTGCGATCCGCTCGATGTTGACTCCATCGCGCGCGCTATGACGGCGGCATTGCGCCCTCAGCTTCGCGCTCAACTCATAGAGAATGGATTCGCTGCGGCCGCGCGGCATGATTGGGACGCGACGGCGCAAGCGCATCTTGCCAGCTATGAAAGCCTGAAGGAAACCGCCGATGCCTGA
- a CDS encoding MSMEG_0570 family nitrogen starvation response protein — protein sequence MPEMRFLIRWPDGSPESCYSPSLVVKDYLTPGASYTLDQFVALSRAALTTASARVEARYGRPCSLAQGQLASIEAKARRFAEISDPRVTVDAFEE from the coding sequence ATGCCTGAGATGCGCTTTCTGATCCGCTGGCCCGACGGCTCGCCGGAGAGCTGTTATTCGCCATCGCTCGTCGTCAAGGACTATCTGACGCCGGGCGCCAGCTACACGCTCGACCAGTTCGTCGCCCTCAGCCGCGCGGCGCTGACTACAGCCAGCGCGCGCGTCGAGGCGCGCTACGGGCGCCCCTGCTCATTGGCGCAGGGGCAGCTCGCCAGCATCGAGGCTAAAGCCCGGCGCTTTGCCGAAATCTCCGACCCGCGCGTCACGGTCGACGCCTTTGAAGAATGA